A genomic window from Cloacibacillus evryensis DSM 19522 includes:
- a CDS encoding SDR family oxidoreductase, with translation MAKNFTDLTGKKAIVTGGAQGLSYGAAEGLMEAGAEVCIMDINPKVADVAKAFCERGFKCSAVTANLGDKKERREKFLEAVEKLGGHLDILVNGAGVQRRHKCEEFPEEDWEFVLNVNLNAVFALSQMAGQTFIRQGSGGKIINFASMLAFFGGYTVPAYAASKGGIAQLTKALCNEWAEKNINVNAIAPGYMDTEMNTALTDPNNPRFKEITDRIPHKRWGTPEDVKGPIIFLASSASDYLDGAIIPVDGGYLVK, from the coding sequence ATGGCAAAAAATTTTACCGATCTGACAGGCAAAAAAGCGATCGTGACGGGCGGGGCGCAGGGGCTAAGCTATGGGGCCGCGGAGGGGCTCATGGAGGCCGGCGCGGAAGTCTGCATCATGGATATCAACCCCAAGGTGGCCGACGTGGCGAAGGCCTTCTGCGAGAGGGGCTTTAAATGCTCCGCGGTGACGGCTAACCTTGGCGACAAAAAGGAGCGCCGCGAGAAGTTCCTTGAAGCAGTCGAAAAGCTCGGCGGGCATCTCGACATCCTGGTAAACGGCGCGGGGGTGCAGCGCCGCCATAAATGCGAAGAATTTCCCGAGGAAGACTGGGAGTTCGTGCTCAACGTCAACCTCAACGCGGTCTTCGCGCTCTCGCAGATGGCGGGGCAGACCTTCATCAGGCAGGGGAGCGGCGGCAAGATAATCAACTTTGCCTCGATGCTCGCCTTCTTCGGCGGCTACACCGTTCCGGCCTACGCCGCCTCGAAGGGCGGGATCGCGCAGCTCACGAAGGCCCTCTGCAACGAATGGGCCGAAAAAAATATCAATGTGAACGCGATCGCCCCCGGCTATATGGACACTGAGATGAACACGGCGCTCACCGATCCGAACAACCCGCGTTTCAAAGAGATAACGGACCGCATCCCGCACAAGCGCTGGGGTACGCCCGAAGACGTCAAGGGGCCGATCATCTTCCTCGCCTCTTCGGCGTCGGACTATCTTGACGGCGCCATCATCCCCGTAGATGGCGGCTATCTCGTAAAATAG